A section of the Agrobacterium tumefaciens genome encodes:
- a CDS encoding dihydroorotase has translation MSAATVLKNLRIVDPSRNLDETGSIVIGADGTILAAGKNAHNQGAPEDATVRDCKGVVAVPGLVDARVFVGEPGAEHRETIESAARAAAAGGVTSIIVMPDTDPVIDDIALVEYVKKAARDKAIVNVHPAAALTKGLRGEEMTEFGMLKEAGAVAFTNGRKALSDTLVLRRAMTYARELGAVIALETRDKYIGGGDMNEGLFASWLGLSGVPKEAEIIPLERDLRIAGLTQAIYHAAKISVPESADAIRLARLRGVKATCGISINHLTLNENDIGEYRTFFKLSPPLRAEDDRKAMVEALKDGTIDIIVSSHDPQDVDTKRLPFSDAASGAVGLETLLAAALRLHHSGEVPLMRLIDALSTRPAKIFGLDAGTLKVGAKADITLIDLDEPWLVAKEQLVSKSKNTPFEDARFSGRAIATYVAGKAVHSLA, from the coding sequence ATGAGTGCCGCGACCGTTCTCAAAAATCTCCGTATCGTCGATCCCTCCCGTAATCTGGATGAGACCGGTAGCATCGTTATCGGTGCGGACGGCACCATTCTCGCAGCCGGCAAGAATGCGCATAATCAGGGTGCGCCCGAGGATGCGACGGTGCGCGACTGCAAGGGTGTGGTGGCCGTTCCCGGTTTGGTGGATGCGCGCGTTTTTGTCGGCGAACCCGGCGCGGAACACCGCGAGACGATCGAATCCGCCGCCCGCGCGGCAGCGGCAGGTGGCGTCACCAGCATTATCGTGATGCCGGATACCGACCCCGTCATCGACGACATTGCGCTGGTCGAATATGTCAAGAAGGCGGCGCGTGACAAGGCTATCGTCAACGTGCATCCCGCCGCGGCCCTCACCAAGGGTCTGCGGGGCGAAGAGATGACCGAATTCGGAATGCTGAAGGAAGCCGGTGCGGTGGCATTCACCAATGGTCGCAAGGCGCTTTCCGACACGCTGGTGCTGCGCCGCGCCATGACCTATGCGCGTGAACTCGGGGCTGTGATCGCGCTCGAGACCCGCGACAAATATATCGGCGGCGGTGACATGAATGAGGGGCTTTTCGCAAGCTGGCTCGGACTTTCAGGCGTTCCAAAAGAAGCAGAGATCATTCCCCTGGAGCGTGATCTGCGCATTGCAGGCCTGACGCAGGCGATCTATCACGCCGCCAAGATTTCCGTGCCGGAATCGGCAGACGCGATCCGGCTTGCGCGGCTGCGGGGTGTGAAAGCCACCTGCGGCATCTCGATCAATCATCTCACGCTCAATGAAAACGATATTGGCGAATACCGGACCTTCTTCAAGCTCTCCCCACCGCTGCGCGCCGAAGACGACCGCAAGGCGATGGTTGAAGCGCTGAAGGACGGCACCATCGATATCATCGTCTCCTCGCACGACCCGCAGGATGTCGATACCAAGCGCCTGCCGTTTTCGGATGCGGCGAGCGGCGCTGTCGGGCTCGAAACCCTGCTGGCGGCGGCGCTTCGCCTCCACCATAGCGGCGAGGTTCCGCTGATGCGGCTGATCGATGCGCTCTCCACCCGCCCGGCCAAGATTTTCGGTCTCGATGCAGGGACACTCAAAGTCGGCGCCAAGGCCGATATCACGCTGATCGATCTCGACGAGCCATGGCTTGTGGCGAAGGAGCAGCTGGTCTCGAAATCCAAGAATACGCCGTTCGAGGATGCCCGATTCAGCGGTCGCGCAATCGCCACTTATGTGGCTGGCAAAGCCGTTCATTCCTTGGCATAA
- the plsY gene encoding glycerol-3-phosphate 1-O-acyltransferase PlsY — translation MSALTDWQTAPALLALSALIGYLLGSIPFGLLLTRMAGLGDVRKIGSGNIGATNVLRTGNKKLAAATLLLDALKGTAAVLVANALWGYEASLVAGFFAFLGHLFPVWLGFKGGKGVATYIGVLLGAAPLMMLAFALVWIATAFITRYSSLSALVAMVIIPVALWVLGPEKTALLVTLLSAISWLKHHENIRRLMAGTESRIGQKG, via the coding sequence ATGAGTGCTTTGACTGACTGGCAGACCGCGCCTGCCCTTCTCGCGCTTTCGGCGCTGATCGGCTATCTGTTGGGCTCCATTCCCTTCGGCCTCCTTCTGACCCGCATGGCCGGGCTGGGTGACGTGCGCAAGATCGGGTCCGGCAATATCGGCGCGACCAACGTGCTGCGCACCGGCAACAAGAAGCTCGCCGCCGCAACACTGCTGCTCGACGCTTTGAAGGGCACGGCGGCGGTCCTTGTCGCCAATGCGCTCTGGGGTTACGAAGCGTCGCTGGTCGCCGGTTTTTTCGCTTTTCTCGGCCATCTCTTTCCCGTGTGGCTCGGTTTCAAGGGCGGCAAAGGTGTTGCGACCTATATTGGCGTGCTTCTCGGCGCCGCCCCCCTGATGATGCTCGCCTTTGCACTGGTCTGGATCGCGACCGCCTTTATCACGCGCTATTCGTCACTCTCCGCGCTGGTGGCAATGGTGATCATCCCTGTCGCGCTTTGGGTGCTTGGTCCTGAGAAGACGGCGCTTCTCGTGACGCTGCTCAGTGCGATCTCCTGGCTGAAACACCACGAAAATATCAGGCGTCTGATGGCCGGCACGGAAAGCAGGATCGGACAGAAGGGCTAA
- the dprA gene encoding DNA-processing protein DprA gives MPNKEPTRQGIELSARQRVAWLRLIRSDNIGPVTFRELINHFGSAEKALEALPELSRRGGSSRSPRIATQAEAERELEAAENFGARFVGIGEPDYPPALRQMDGAPPLIAMKGSADAATRPSIGIVGSRNASINGAKFAAMLARDCGRAGYTIASGLARGIDAAAHRASLATGTVAMLAGGLDRPYPQENFGLLDDIYDQGGATISEMPFGWEPRARDFPRRNRLIAGVSLGVVIVEAAERSGSLITARLAGEAGRLVFAVPGSPLDARCEGTNRLIKEGAMLTTGAADILDALRPLMEPQLPYDRKIEEPEQDVEMSPPGDDERSIIAAALGPSPVETDDIIRHTGFSAATVHLVLLELDIAGRLNRHAGGRVSLIIAD, from the coding sequence ATGCCGAATAAGGAACCGACACGGCAGGGCATAGAGCTTTCCGCGCGGCAGCGGGTGGCATGGTTGCGGTTGATCCGTAGCGACAATATCGGTCCCGTGACCTTTCGCGAACTCATCAATCATTTCGGCAGCGCTGAAAAAGCGCTGGAGGCGCTGCCCGAACTGTCGCGCCGTGGCGGTTCGTCGCGCAGCCCGCGCATCGCCACCCAGGCGGAGGCGGAACGGGAGCTTGAGGCTGCCGAGAATTTCGGCGCGCGTTTCGTTGGCATCGGCGAGCCGGACTACCCGCCAGCCCTGCGGCAAATGGATGGCGCGCCGCCGCTCATCGCCATGAAGGGCTCGGCAGACGCAGCAACCCGGCCCAGCATCGGCATTGTCGGCTCACGCAACGCCTCCATCAATGGCGCGAAATTCGCGGCAATGCTGGCGCGCGATTGTGGTCGGGCCGGCTATACGATCGCATCGGGGCTGGCGCGCGGGATCGATGCGGCAGCGCACCGGGCAAGCCTTGCAACCGGCACGGTGGCGATGCTGGCCGGTGGTCTCGACCGCCCCTACCCGCAGGAAAATTTCGGCCTTTTGGATGACATCTACGATCAGGGCGGCGCAACGATCAGCGAAATGCCCTTTGGCTGGGAGCCTCGCGCGCGGGATTTCCCGCGCCGCAATCGGCTGATCGCGGGCGTCTCGCTCGGCGTCGTCATCGTTGAGGCCGCGGAACGTTCGGGTTCATTGATTACGGCGCGGCTTGCAGGTGAAGCCGGGCGGCTTGTTTTCGCCGTTCCCGGCTCCCCGCTTGACGCGCGCTGCGAAGGGACGAACCGGCTGATCAAGGAAGGCGCCATGCTGACCACGGGAGCGGCCGATATTCTTGATGCACTGCGACCATTGATGGAACCGCAATTGCCCTATGACCGCAAGATTGAGGAACCGGAGCAGGATGTGGAAATGTCACCGCCAGGAGACGACGAGCGCAGCATCATCGCCGCCGCTCTCGGTCCCTCGCCCGTTGAAACGGATGACATCATCAGACATACGGGTTTCTCAGCCGCAACCGTTCATCTTGTGCTGCTGGAGCTCGATATTGCCGGGCGTCTAAACCGGCATGCCGGGGGGCGCGTGTCGCTCATCATCGCGGATTGA
- the topA gene encoding type I DNA topoisomerase has translation MNVVVVESPAKAKTINKYLGSGYKVLASFGHVRDLPAKDGSVLPDQDFEMSWEVDSASAKRMKDIADAVKSSDGLFLATDPDREGEAISWHVLDLLKKKRVLGDKPVKRVVFNAITKKAVLDAMANPRDIDVPLVDAYLARRALDYLVGFNLSPVLWRKLPGARSAGRVQSVALRLVCDRESEIERFVSEEYWNISALLKTPRGGEFEAKLVSADGKRLQNRAIKTGDEANRLKSLLEGATYLVDSVEAKPVKRNPGPPFTTSTLQQAASSRMGFGASRTMQVAQKLYEGIDIGGETVGLITYMRTDGVQMAPEAIDAARKAIGEQFGDRYVPEKARFYSTKAKNAQEAHEAIRPTDFNRTPDQVKRYLDADQLRLYELIWKRGIASQMASAEIERTTVEILASNGGERAGLRAVGSVIRFDGFIAAYTDQKEDGEQSDDGDDEGRLPPINERENLAKQKINASQHFTEPPPRYSEASLIKKMEELGIGRPSTYAATLKTLSDREYIVIDKRKLVPHSRGRLVTAFLESFFTKYVEYDFTAALEEKLDRISAGELDWKQVLRDFWKDFFAQIEDTKELRVTNVLDALNEVLAPLVFPKREDGSDPRICQVCGTGNLSLKLGKYGAFVGCSNYPECNYTRQLTSDGAEAEAAALNEPKALGADPMTGEELTLRSGRFGPYIQRGEGKDAKRSSLPKGWKPEDIDHEKALALINLPRDIGKHPETGKMISAGLGRYGPFLLHDGSYANLESIEDVFSIGLNRAVTVIAEKQSKGPGRGRSGTPAALKELGDHPDGGAITVRDGRYGAYVNWGKVNATIPKGQDPASVTLDEALVLIAERIAKTGTGGKPAKAKKTTAKKADGDAAAKPKATKAKAATKSKTAAKPKAAAKPKKAAE, from the coding sequence ATGAATGTCGTCGTCGTAGAATCTCCTGCCAAAGCCAAGACGATCAATAAGTATCTTGGCTCGGGCTATAAGGTTCTTGCATCCTTTGGCCACGTCAGAGACCTTCCTGCCAAGGACGGCTCGGTGCTGCCCGACCAGGATTTCGAAATGTCCTGGGAGGTCGATAGCGCGTCCGCCAAGCGCATGAAAGATATTGCCGATGCGGTAAAATCCTCCGACGGCCTCTTTCTCGCAACCGACCCGGATCGCGAAGGCGAAGCCATTTCCTGGCACGTTCTTGATCTCCTGAAGAAGAAGCGTGTGCTTGGCGACAAGCCAGTGAAACGCGTGGTCTTCAACGCCATCACCAAAAAGGCGGTTCTGGACGCCATGGCGAACCCGCGCGACATCGACGTGCCGCTGGTGGACGCCTATCTCGCCCGCCGTGCGCTCGATTATCTCGTCGGTTTCAACCTCTCTCCGGTTCTGTGGCGCAAGCTGCCGGGCGCCCGTTCCGCCGGCCGTGTGCAGTCGGTGGCGCTGCGCCTGGTCTGTGACCGCGAATCCGAAATCGAGCGGTTCGTATCCGAAGAATACTGGAATATCAGTGCCCTGCTGAAGACACCGCGCGGTGGCGAGTTCGAAGCCAAGCTGGTTTCGGCCGATGGCAAGCGATTGCAGAACCGCGCGATCAAGACCGGCGACGAAGCCAACCGGCTGAAGTCGCTGCTCGAAGGCGCGACGTATCTGGTCGACAGCGTCGAGGCCAAGCCGGTCAAGCGCAACCCCGGCCCGCCCTTCACCACCTCGACGCTGCAGCAGGCGGCCTCGTCGCGCATGGGCTTCGGCGCCTCGCGCACGATGCAGGTGGCGCAGAAGCTTTATGAAGGTATCGATATCGGCGGCGAGACCGTCGGTCTGATCACCTATATGCGTACCGACGGCGTGCAGATGGCCCCGGAAGCGATCGATGCCGCCCGCAAGGCTATTGGCGAGCAGTTCGGTGACCGTTACGTGCCGGAAAAGGCGCGTTTCTACTCGACAAAGGCAAAGAACGCCCAGGAAGCGCACGAGGCTATCCGCCCGACCGATTTCAACCGCACACCGGATCAGGTGAAGCGTTACCTCGATGCCGACCAGCTGCGTCTTTACGAGCTGATCTGGAAACGCGGTATTGCGAGCCAGATGGCGTCAGCCGAAATAGAGCGCACGACGGTAGAGATTCTCGCCAGCAACGGCGGCGAAAGGGCGGGCCTGCGCGCCGTTGGCTCCGTCATTCGTTTTGACGGCTTTATCGCCGCTTATACCGACCAGAAGGAAGATGGCGAGCAGAGCGACGATGGTGACGACGAAGGCCGTCTGCCGCCGATCAATGAACGCGAAAACCTCGCCAAGCAGAAGATCAATGCCAGCCAGCACTTCACCGAGCCGCCGCCGCGTTATTCGGAAGCGTCGCTGATCAAGAAGATGGAAGAACTCGGCATCGGCCGTCCTTCCACCTATGCGGCGACGCTGAAGACGCTGAGCGACCGCGAATATATCGTCATCGACAAGCGCAAGCTGGTGCCGCATTCGCGCGGCCGGCTGGTGACTGCTTTCCTCGAAAGCTTTTTCACCAAATACGTCGAGTACGACTTTACCGCCGCCCTTGAAGAAAAGCTCGACCGCATCTCCGCCGGTGAACTGGACTGGAAGCAGGTGCTGCGCGATTTCTGGAAGGATTTCTTCGCCCAGATCGAAGATACCAAGGAACTGCGCGTCACCAACGTGCTGGACGCGCTGAACGAGGTTCTGGCGCCTCTGGTCTTCCCAAAGCGCGAGGATGGTTCCGATCCACGCATTTGTCAGGTTTGCGGCACCGGCAATCTGTCACTGAAGCTTGGCAAATACGGCGCTTTTGTCGGTTGCTCGAACTACCCTGAGTGCAACTATACGCGTCAGCTGACCTCCGACGGTGCGGAAGCCGAAGCCGCTGCTCTCAACGAGCCGAAGGCGCTGGGTGCCGACCCCATGACCGGGGAGGAGCTGACGCTTCGCTCCGGCCGCTTCGGACCCTATATCCAGCGCGGCGAGGGCAAGGATGCCAAGCGCTCTTCCCTGCCCAAGGGCTGGAAGCCTGAGGATATCGACCACGAGAAGGCGCTGGCCCTCATCAACCTGCCGCGCGATATCGGCAAGCACCCGGAAACCGGCAAGATGATTTCCGCGGGCCTCGGCCGCTACGGACCTTTCCTGCTGCATGATGGTTCTTATGCGAACCTCGAAAGCATCGAGGACGTGTTCTCGATCGGCCTCAACCGCGCCGTGACCGTCATTGCTGAAAAGCAGAGCAAGGGACCGGGACGCGGCCGTAGCGGCACGCCCGCTGCTCTCAAGGAGCTGGGCGACCATCCCGATGGTGGCGCTATCACCGTTCGTGACGGGCGGTACGGGGCCTATGTGAACTGGGGCAAGGTCAACGCCACCATTCCCAAGGGCCAGGATCCGGCCTCTGTGACGCTGGACGAGGCGCTGGTGCTGATTGCCGAGCGCATTGCCAAGACCGGCACCGGCGGCAAGCCCGCCAAGGCCAAGAAAACCACCGCCAAGAAGGCCGATGGTGACGCCGCGGCCAAGCCGAAGGCGACCAAGGCCAAGGCGGCAACAAAGAGCAAGACGGCCGCCAAGCCGAAGGCAGCGGCCAAACCCAAGAAGGCAGCAGAGTGA